One window of Kiritimatiellia bacterium genomic DNA carries:
- the hisS gene encoding histidine--tRNA ligase, with protein MSNEELQPLQGMADIGPPEISRWQELEAEARRVLALYGFEEIRTPILERLDLFVRSLGDSTDVVQKEMYSFTDRGGRRLALRPEGTAGAIRYLASKGQDAADARIYYMGPMFRAERPQAGRRRQFHQLGVEALGPPSPEFDAEIIALHTDLLRSWGISRFTVHVNTRGAPGEQATAGRLFREHLLPRQQELCDDCRRRFDVNVLRILDCKNPLCRAIVEAVPPPTDFLSPESKEYLKRVLQVLEAFSIPVTHNARLVRGLDYYVHTIWEITHPALGAQDAIAGGGRYTLEVAGRSLEGVGFAIGMERALMALDAEKPAVESGRAPLVWLVSLGEAARLENLRLLQTLRRHHVASRMCLDARSVKAQFRAADRAGASLVVIRGDAELAKGVFALKNLSTGEQTEVDLSELMRQLMQLRSSAPKPEAVP; from the coding sequence CTCGCCTTGTATGGCTTCGAAGAGATCAGGACTCCGATTCTCGAAAGGCTGGATTTGTTTGTCCGTTCCTTAGGCGATTCGACGGATGTGGTTCAGAAGGAGATGTATAGCTTCACAGACCGGGGTGGCCGGCGGCTTGCCCTTCGGCCGGAGGGGACGGCGGGCGCCATCCGTTACCTTGCCTCCAAGGGCCAGGATGCGGCCGACGCACGCATCTACTACATGGGACCCATGTTCCGCGCCGAACGCCCGCAGGCGGGGCGGCGGCGCCAGTTTCATCAGCTCGGCGTGGAGGCGCTCGGCCCGCCCAGCCCGGAGTTCGATGCCGAGATCATCGCCCTGCACACGGACCTGTTGCGAAGCTGGGGAATCTCCCGGTTTACCGTCCATGTCAACACCCGCGGCGCACCGGGCGAGCAGGCGACAGCCGGCCGACTGTTCCGGGAGCATCTGCTGCCCCGACAACAGGAATTGTGCGACGATTGTCGGCGCCGTTTCGATGTGAACGTCTTGCGAATTCTGGACTGCAAGAATCCCTTGTGCCGGGCGATTGTGGAGGCCGTGCCGCCGCCGACCGATTTCCTCAGCCCCGAGTCCAAAGAGTATCTAAAACGCGTCCTGCAGGTTTTGGAGGCCTTTTCGATTCCGGTCACCCATAATGCCCGGTTGGTGCGCGGTCTGGATTACTATGTGCACACCATTTGGGAAATCACGCATCCGGCCCTAGGCGCGCAGGATGCGATTGCCGGCGGCGGACGTTACACGCTCGAAGTGGCCGGCCGATCCCTAGAGGGTGTCGGTTTCGCCATCGGGATGGAGCGGGCCCTGATGGCGCTGGACGCGGAAAAACCGGCCGTCGAATCCGGCCGGGCGCCGTTGGTCTGGCTAGTCTCGCTGGGCGAGGCGGCTCGGCTCGAAAATCTGCGTCTGTTGCAGACGCTTAGGCGGCATCATGTAGCCAGCCGCATGTGTCTGGATGCTCGAAGCGTGAAGGCCCAATTCCGCGCCGCAGACCGCGCGGGCGCGTCCCTAGTGGTCATTCGCGGGGACGCCGAACTGGCGAAGGGCGTTTTCGCCCTCAAGAATCTCAGCACCGGCGAGCAGACCGAGGTCGATTTGAGCGAATTGATGCGGCAACTCATGCAGCTCCGGTCTTCCGCGCCGAAGCCAGAAGCGGTCCCCTAG